The Treponema sp. OMZ 790 genome includes the window AGAACTATACAACCTATGCGGCGGCGATTAAGTGTGATTATTACGAACCCGCCGAAATTGATTAAAGGAGAAAAAACTATGGCTGATTTAATTAAAAAAACAAAGATAGTGCCGTTTATAAACACCGGTACGGAGACGCTGCCGAAATGGACGCAGATTAAAAAATCTACGACATTTACGCTTACCATGAATCCGCAGACTAAGACATTCGATTTTATATCGAGCGAAACCCCGCAGAACGAAATCGACAGTTACCAACCGAGCCTATCGCAGAGCCTTACCATGTTTAAGGACGAACCTGACTACAAAGCAATCTTTGATATGCTTTACAATCGATCTACAGGCAAGGACGCACACCGAGACGCTCTAATCGTCTTCTACAAAGAGAAAGGGAACTATACCCCGCCGGGCGAATCCGACAGCGTCCCCTGCTACAAAGCATGGAAGATAGACGCTTTAGTAACCATAAACCAAATGGACACGGTAAACGAGAATATTGACTTTGATCTTGCGTTGAACGAAATCACAAACGGAGCAATAACGGTTAGCAGCGCAGGCGAGCCGACATTTATCAAAGGCACTTTTGAAGGCGAGACCTTTACGGCTGATTAATGATTGATTTAAAAAAAGCATGGCTGCCCGAATCTATAGAGGTGGAAGGCAGCCTTTACCCTATACACACTTCCTTTAAGTACTGGCTAAGGTTTTTAGAATTGCTGGAAGATAAGACCGTGCAGCCGAGCGATTTTGATTTTATGTACAAAAGCCAAAAACCAAGCAACAGAGAGGACGGGGTTATGGCACTGGTGCAATTCTGCAACCCGCCTCAAATCCTACCAAGAGTTCAAAAGGGAGAGGCGGGCGGAAAAGTCCTTGACTACACGATAGACGCTGACTACATCTATGCGGCATTTTGGGAGCAGTACGGCATAGACCTAGTTACAAGTAATCTGCATTGGTACAAGTTTCAAGCCTTGTTCCGGGGCTTACATAATACCAAGCTAAACGAGATTATCGGCTATAGGCTGTATGAGCATACAGGCGGCAAGAAAGACAACCACGACCGACAAATGGAAGACCTCCGCAGGGCGTGGGAATTACCGCTAGAGGCGGACGAGGAAGACGAAGATTTAAAAGATTTTGAAAATAAATTGAGAGGGATTGAATGAGAATAACCTGCGACACGAAAGACACCCTACCCTTATCGGAATTAACCGAATTTCAAGGTGGATTAAAAAAACGGACAGACGACGATCTAGCAAAGATTGAGCGGAGCATTAAGGATTACGGTTTTGCTACGCCTTTTTTTGTTTGGAAACATAACGGCAAAAATAAAGTTTTAGACGGACACGGGAGACTTCAAACACTAAAAGCAATGCAGGCTAAAGGTGAAGTAATAGCCGATCTGCCAGTCGTATATATCGACCTGCCGAATGAAGAAGCGGCTAAGAACCTACTACTGCGAATATGCAGCACATATGGAGAGATGACGGCGGAAAGCGTTTTATCTTTTATTGGAGATTACGAAGTAAAGATAGATGACATTCGGCTTCCTAGCGGGTGCCTAGATTTATCAAATTTAAAAATTAATGTCGAGGATTTTGGCACTGATTTTAGTCTTGCAGACGGCGACATTCCAGAGATGTGCACGATGACGTTTACGCTACATCGCGAACAGAAAGAATTAATTGAGTATTGCATGGAACAGGTGCGTGATAATATTGTAGAAACATTTGGGAACTCAAATAAGAATGGGAATGCTTTATATGAGGTGGTTAGAGAATGGGCAGAGCTAAAGCGATAGAATTAAAAGTTATTCCATCAAACATTGCAAACCCTTTTATTAAGCAACACCATTATTCGGGCAAGGTTGTTAATAATTCCTGTCTTCATTTTGGGGCTTTTTTAGATGGGCATTTGCATGGAGTGTTATCGTTCGGGCCGTCTTTGGATAAGCAAAAAATAATAACACTTGTAAAAGGCACCGGCTGGTATGAATTTTTAGAATTAAACAGAATGGCGTTTGATGACTACCTGCCTAGATTTTCAGAAAGCCGATGTATATCTCAATCTATAAAACTCATTAAAAAAAATGCACCTCAAATAAAATGGATTATCAGTTTTGCCGACGGGTGTTCTTGCGGAGACGGCACAATTTATAGAGCTAGCAATTTTGTTTTAACGGCTATAAAACCGAATGATAGTTTAATCTTACTGCCTAGTGGAGAAAAGATACACGAACTAACACTTAAAAGTATGCCAACAAAGCCCCGTAAGGAATTAGGCGGGTTGTCTTTTTATGAAATAACTGGCGGAAAATACACCATGTCAAAATATATAGAAGCAACAAAAGGTAAAATTTTAAAAGGATTTCAACTACGTTATATTTATTTTATAGACAAAAAATATAAAGACAGATTAACTGTCCCTATTATTCCTTTTTCCAAAATTGACGAAATAGGAGCCGGAATGTATAAAGGCTCTTGTATATCACTAGCGGAAAGGCATAAGGCGGGCGTAGCATGGAAAAAAGAGAAAAACGAGAATGAGTAAAGGTTACACTAAAGAGCAGGTATTAAAAGCTATTCATGAAAGTGGGAGTGTCATTTCAATTATTCGTAAAAATCTAGGCTGTAAATCTTGGGAAACAGCCAGGCGATATATTGATAAATGGCAGGAAACTCGTGACGCTTTTGCAACCGAAGAAAAAGCGGTGAATGATTTAGCTCGCTCGGTAGTGATTAAAGATATAAAGGCGGGGAATGTGCAGACAGCCAAATGGTGGCTGGCAATCAAAGAGCGTCAAGAATTCGGTGAGCAGCAAGAACAGATGATTGATGATACAGAATTAACAATCAACATCATAGACGGGGTGCAGAATGAAGATTGACAGCACCGCCATATTTGCAACGTTCTATAATGACGCTTTCCGTGCAATAATGAAGCACAGCAAAGAACGCTATACATTCACAGGCGGACGGGCAAGTTGCAAGAGTAGTTTTATATCCCTAGTAATTGTGCTTCTTATCGTGATGTTCCCGGACTACAACGCTTTAATACTACGCAAGACAGCTAAAACGCTTAGACGCTCGGTATTTGAGCAGATAGTATGGGCGATTAACAAGCTAGGGCTTACCGCCCGATTTAAAATCCCGAAATCACAGACGGCGGCATTGCCGATAAGCTATATAAGAAAGAACGGGCAAACACAGTATATTATATTTGCCGGAAGTGATAACCCCGAAAAGTTAAAATCAATTAAGGTGTCAAGCGGCTATTTTGCTATTCTTTGGGTGGAAGAAAAAACAGAGTTTGGTCCCGCCGAATTACAGAATATTAAAATCTCCGTATTGCGAGGCGGAAAAGCCTTTTATACTTTTGAAAGCTACAACCCACCGAGTGCAACCCGCCATTGGTGCAACAGAGAGGCCGCAACATACGACCCTAACAGAATGATTATTCACACCACCTATCAGGATATACCCAGTGAATGGCTAGGCGACGCAATACTTCACGACATCGAGCAAACGAAGAGAAGCAACCCTAGAGCGTATGAGAATATTTATCTAGGCATAGCGACAGGCGCGGGGCGGAATGTCTTTGAGAATGTGGAACTCCGAGAAATCACGGACGCAGAAATAGCGGCGTTCGATTATTTTTACAGCGGCATTGACTGGGGTTACTACCCCGACCCTTTTGCATTCAGTACATCAGCGTTTAACGCAAGCAAACAGACGCTTTATATCTTTAATGAATTGTACTTGAATAAACAAGGCAACTATGAAGCATTTCAAACATTGAGCGAGTATATGGAGACTTGCGGCATGAACATTGCAAGAGACCGAATAACCGCAGACAGTGCAGAGCCTAAGAGTATCGCAGACTTTAGGACTTGGGGCGGTAATGTACGGGGAGCGGTTAAAGGAATAGGCAGCAGAGACGCCGGCTTTAAATGGCTTCAAGGCTTAAAGAAAATCGTAATAGACCCCGTAAGGTGTCCGCATATAGCCGACGAGTTCACGCTATACGAATACGAGATTGATAAACGCACGGGCGAGATTATGAGCGGTTATCCTCAAGGACAGCCCGACCACGGCATAGACACGGTGCGATATTCGCTAGAGACTATATGGCGGCACGGCGGCGAATAAATGACTATATAAGGTGAGAGGCTAAATAAAATGTTTGAAAAAATAAGGGGCTTTATTATGAATATCTTACAACTATTCCAC containing:
- a CDS encoding Gp15 family bacteriophage protein encodes the protein MIDLKKAWLPESIEVEGSLYPIHTSFKYWLRFLELLEDKTVQPSDFDFMYKSQKPSNREDGVMALVQFCNPPQILPRVQKGEAGGKVLDYTIDADYIYAAFWEQYGIDLVTSNLHWYKFQALFRGLHNTKLNEIIGYRLYEHTGGKKDNHDRQMEDLRRAWELPLEADEEDEDLKDFENKLRGIE
- a CDS encoding ParB N-terminal domain-containing protein, giving the protein MRITCDTKDTLPLSELTEFQGGLKKRTDDDLAKIERSIKDYGFATPFFVWKHNGKNKVLDGHGRLQTLKAMQAKGEVIADLPVVYIDLPNEEAAKNLLLRICSTYGEMTAESVLSFIGDYEVKIDDIRLPSGCLDLSNLKINVEDFGTDFSLADGDIPEMCTMTFTLHREQKELIEYCMEQVRDNIVETFGNSNKNGNALYEVVREWAELKR
- a CDS encoding phage terminase large subunit is translated as MLLIVMFPDYNALILRKTAKTLRRSVFEQIVWAINKLGLTARFKIPKSQTAALPISYIRKNGQTQYIIFAGSDNPEKLKSIKVSSGYFAILWVEEKTEFGPAELQNIKISVLRGGKAFYTFESYNPPSATRHWCNREAATYDPNRMIIHTTYQDIPSEWLGDAILHDIEQTKRSNPRAYENIYLGIATGAGRNVFENVELREITDAEIAAFDYFYSGIDWGYYPDPFAFSTSAFNASKQTLYIFNELYLNKQGNYEAFQTLSEYMETCGMNIARDRITADSAEPKSIADFRTWGGNVRGAVKGIGSRDAGFKWLQGLKKIVIDPVRCPHIADEFTLYEYEIDKRTGEIMSGYPQGQPDHGIDTVRYSLETIWRHGGE